The Brassica oleracea var. oleracea cultivar TO1000 chromosome C7, BOL, whole genome shotgun sequence sequence GCCCGTGACTAGATGAAGCTGCGGGTTTTCGCTAAAGGTGATAACCTTCCCTTTCCACGGCTCTTCATTAAGCTCCGAAACCAACAACCCAAGCGCCACGCAAACCTCCATAGGTACACCCGCCATGCTCCCGGACACATCACAGACCGCCAACGAGTTCTTCATCTTGCCTTTCTTGGCAACATCTTCCACCATTCTCGCCCACTGAAGCTCTGCAACTTCCGCCCCAACTTCACCATCATCGCTCAGCTGACTGATTATCTTGTGAGGAAGCAACGCGCCAGCCGCCATCTTCTTCTTCCCGGACTTCACGTCCTCCAAAAACTCCCTAAACCTCTCGCTATCATGCTTCTCAAAGAGCGTCTTGTAGTTCGTCATAGCCACCGAAGCGACTCTATTGTACTTCAAATGGTTCCACTCCTTTGCACTCATATACACCTCAGGCAGTGCAAGCGCTTTACGCAGCGGCACAAGAACTTGTTTCCTCAACCTATCTCTGACCCTATACGCATAATGCGACTCTTCTACACCTTCGTACTCATCTCTAGAGAACATCCTTCTAGCGATTGCCTCGCATATCAGTGTAGTCTTATCGTACGAAGAATCAACAGAAGGGCACCACTTAGCAGCTAGACTAATCTTATACATCTCATTAGCATTTAAACACTCCAGATCGGTTTTCAACAAACCAGCAAACAAATCCGCAATACAATCAAAAAGTGATCTGTAGTTAGCATCAGAGTTATACCTCTCCAAAGCCTTCTTGGCCTTCTCGAACTCTCTCTGTTTCCTTAAATCTCTAGCCTTTGTTTTATCTACATGACCGCCAAGCTCTTCAAGAATCCGATCCTCCAAACCCTTGGAGCGAGTCTCTCTCGTCCGCTTGAACTGGCTCTGACTCCTCTTCCTCCACACCCGTTTCGTCCCTCTCTCCTCCACCTCCCGCTGACCTTCAAGGATCCGATAAAGAATCTCAGGCAAGTCTTTGAAGTACCCGAAATCGACGAGAGACGGGAGATTCAAAGCTAGGGTTTTGGGGTGATTCTCGTGAAGCCACAAGGCTGCTGTGTAAAACCCTTCTTTGTCAGACTTCCCAGTGCCTCGAACTCCTCGGAGATGGCAGACGAGTTTCAAAGTGGTCAACGGGTCGTGGGACCAGGAAACCGCTAAGCGTTGGATCAGATCGTTGGGAGGCGTGTCGGGCACGATGTGGAAGAAGAAATCGAGGCAGGGGCTGCCCGAGGAGAGAAACGTAGGCGACAAGTTTTCAGTCAGACCCATCGGTGGGCGTTCCTCGAGGGCTAGTGCGGCGGTCTTGGAGATCAGATTTTGGTCGGTTGAAACAGGGGTGGTAACGGGTTTCATGATCCGAGTCTCCACGGCGGCGACGATGGAAGGTGGACCTAGAAGGGCTGTAGTGGAAGAAGCCATTGAAGAGAGAAGAGACAAAGGAATGGTGTGATGGTCTAACGATTTTCTTTAGGTTTTGACTTTGTTTGGAGATGAATGGAAGCATGATGTGAAACACACAAATATATAGAGAGAATACAAAACCCTACGGAAAAAATACGTGTAAGCTATAGAAAATATACACAGTGCATATCCCCTGTATATTAATTGAGAAGCATTTGAAAAATTAGAACCTTAATTTTGTATTAATTAAAAAAACTCCAAATCCTAGGTGGCACTCTAAATGCCTTCTAAATTCTATTTCAAAGAATTCTAGAGTATCTAATATAAAGTATAGTTTCATCTAATGGTGTCACATTATTCCATAATTATAGAACACTAGAGAACATTATATTAACCTAAAATATATGAAGTGTGTATTCTTTCCTTAAATAAAAGCTACGGAATTACCTAATATGATTTACATATATACGAGAATTAATGATTATGAATAATAAACATTTGATAACAATTTTTGCATTCTTCTTCATTTTTGTTAAATTTATATTATTAAAAAAACTTAAACAATCACATTAACCATATAATAAAAAAAATTAGATTTTTTCTTATATGTTATATTTTGAATTTTTTAAAATGACTTTAAATTACAAAATAAGGAAACCTTTATATGTTATATATATTTTTTAAACGACTTTAAAATACAAAAATGAGGACACCTTATATGTTAAATTTTTCTTAGGGAAAATCGCATTTTAAACCCTCAAAGTGAGCAGGAGACGCACTTTAAACCTCGACGCTTAAAAACTAACACTTTAAACCATCAAAGGTACAACCCTAACACATTTAACCTCCAAACTTACCTCCGTGTTTCCGCCGTCGAAATGTTAAACGGAACAATAAACGGAGTTTACAGACTCGTTAAAAGACGTTTTCTTAAAAAAACGTGTTAACCATGTGCTCTATTAACTTAACGAAAATCAAAATCAAATTGGGGATCTAGGGTTTATAACTCTAATCCGATAAAAATAGAAACAGAGGAGACATCGATTTGAAAGAAGAGAGAGTTAAAGAGAGATTTTCGCAGAGAGTGGAAGATGATGTCTCAAAGTGATAATTTCCTAAGTGTGAATTCCCAGAGTGCAATTTCTTCTTCCTCGACTGAGCATGGAGTTCTTTGCGATTGTAATCGCAAGGCAAAGATTGAGAGAGCTTGGACTNNNNNNNNNNNNNNNNNNNNNNNNNNNNNNNNNNNNNNNNNNNNNNNNNNNNNNNNNNNNNNNNNNNNNNNNNNNNNNNNNNNNNNNNNNNNNNNNNNNNNNNNNNNNNNNNNNNNNNNNNNNNNNNNNNNNNNNNNNNNNNNNNNNNNNNNNNNNNNNNNNNNNNNNNNNNNNNNNNNNNNNNNNNNNNNNNNNNNNNNNNNNNNNNNNNNNNNNNNNNNNNNNNNNNNNNNNNNNNNNNNNNNNNNNNNNNNNNNNNNNNNNNNNNNNNNNNNNNNNNNNNNNNNNNNNNNNNNNNNNNNNNNNNNNNNNNNNNNNNNNNNNNNNNNNNNNNNNNNNNNNNNNNNNNNNNNNNNNNNNNNNNNNNNNNNNNNNNNNNNNNNNNNNNNNNNNNNNNNNNNNNNNNNNNNNNNNNNNNNNNNNNNNNNNNNNNNNNNNNNNNNNNNNNNNNNNNNNNNNNNNNNNNNNNNNNNNNNNNNNNNNNNNNNNNNNNNNNNNNNNNNNNNNNNNNNNNNNNNNNNNNNNNNNNNNNNNNNNNNNNNNNNNNNNNNNNNNNNNNNNNNNNNNNNNNNNNNNNNNNNNNNNNNNNNNNNNNNNNNNNNNNNNNNNNNNNNNNNNNNNNNNNNNNNNNNNNNNNNNNNNNNNNNNNNNNNNNNNNNNNNNNNNNNNNNNNNNNNNNNNNNNNNNNNNNNNNNNNNNNGAAAAAATAAGGTTTTTATGTCATAATTTGTTTAATGTCCAATCCGATCAACCCATGATGTATTAATTATAGTTTTGTTCCATTATTTTTAATAAAAATTGATCCGATCCATCGGAAAGAAATTATATAATAACAACAAAAAATATTTTATATATATAAATAAAATGATCACATATATAAAAAAAACTATCGATAATATATACAAATAAACTCATCATGCGCAAGGCGCAGGTCTTATCCTAGTATCTATGATTTGGAAATATACTAAATTACTAGTGGTTTTCCCGGACTACGCCCGGGTTTTCTTATATAAATTTTAGTTTAAATTAATCTATTGTATTACTTTTTAAATATATATATAATACATATTTATCATTTTTTACAAATATAATTATAAGATGAAGTTTAAAGTATTAGAGTGCAAACACTAATAACAATGAAAATAGATATTTTATGACTCAAAATTCATACGTTGTTGAGTTATATATCTAAAATAATTAAACACTGGATTATTGTTTTTTAAGTTTTATTAATGCGTTAG is a genomic window containing:
- the LOC106301615 gene encoding uncharacterized protein LOC106301615, with protein sequence MASSTTALLGPPSIVAAVETRIMKPVTTPVSTDQNLISKTAALALEERPPMGLTENLSPTFLSSGSPCLDFFFHIVPDTPPNDLIQRLAVSWSHDPLTTLKLVCHLRGVRGTGKSDKEGFYTAALWLHENHPKTLALNLPSLVDFGYFKDLPEILYRILEGQREVEERGTKRVWRKRSQSQFKRTRETRSKGLEDRILEELGGHVDKTKARDLRKQREFEKAKKALERYNSDANYRSLFDCIADLFAGLLKTDLECLNANEMYKISLAAKWCPSVDSSYDKTTLICEAIARRMFSRDEYEGVEESHYAYRVRDRLRKQVLVPLRKALALPEVYMSAKEWNHLKYNRVASVAMTNYKTLFEKHDSERFREFLEDVKSGKKKMAAGALLPHKIISQLSDDGEVGAEVAELQWARMVEDVAKKGKMKNSLAVCDVSGSMAGVPMEVCVALGLLVSELNEEPWKGKVITFSENPQLHLVTGSSLREKTKFITEMDWGMNTDFQKVFDRILEVAVENNLSNDQMIKRLFVFSDMEFDSAVHTENSDMDSDSEVDYYSAPYEERLNIAKERSKKKWETDYEVVQRKYKENGFENVPEIVFWNLRDSSATPVAAKQKGVALVSGFSKNLLNLFLEEGGIVNPEDVMWLAIKGEEYKKLVVHD